The nucleotide window ATATTAATAAATAAGTGGTCTATTGTTAAATTTTGGTTAAACGTTTAATCCGATAAATTTAATAATATTTGTCTATTGTCGTGAAAATTAATGATAACGTCAAAAGTTATGTCGATTTTTTGATGATGTATATATCCAAATTCTTACTGTCTTGAATTTTTAAAGACAACATAAGTTTCACAAATGCCTACTACTCGATTATTACATTTTTCAATCTTACTGTATGAGCCGAGAAATATCCCAATGCACCATTACTAAAATTGCTTGGCGGATTTGTCGGCGTCAGACCACCACCAAATCCTCCTCCACCCGAGAGCTGAAGAAGTGCAGAGAAATAAGTATAAACTTTTTCATCAATACAATTCATCTCAACTTCTATCTTATCGCCGGGTTTCACTTTTACACTACCATCCTCGTCATCATTAGGTAACAATAATGGCCGTTGGTTTGGCAATCCGTTGTTGACATTATCCGAGAATTCCAAGAAATTCGTTTTAGAACGACCATTGACAGAATAACGGAAAAGATAACGATTTCCCAAAGCTGGCGGGTCGGTAAAAATCGGTAAAAGTGTGTAGCTCAATTCTCCGGCTACGAGAAAAGAATCCTGCTGTAAACCTTCAAAGTCTACTGCTTTTGGCATTGTGCTTTGTGCGACATATTCTTTTCCTTCTGCAAGGATTTTCAAAGTGTAAGTTCGCCCCTGCCGCCCTTGAAAATTCAATGCTTGGTAGAATCCGTTTCCAGCATATTGTAAAGTTTCTATTTGCCCAAGATCATTGCTCAACGTCACTTGCGCATTTTCAATCGCTGGATACTCATTACTTTGAGTGAAGGCGACTGACTTTGTAATTCTAACAAAATAAGGTCCGGCTTGGTCTGTGATATTTCCCTCGATGACGATTTTTCCACTTTGGTCTTCCAAATCCAGATTGATTTCCTTCTCACAAGAAACGATTAGAAATAACGACAATATGATTAAAAATAAATGCTTCATAATTAAAATTTGAAATTGTAAGTAATGTTCGGAACCCATCGGAACAAGGAAGTCTGCATTGCTCTCGTCGTTCCCGGATTGTCTGGATTATCTTCAAAATTGATGGTGTATGCATTTTGTCGACCATAAATATTGTAGACGCCAAACGACCAAGAACCTTTGAAACGCTTGTTGGAAACGGGTTCGTACGTGGCGTTGATATCCATTCTGTGGTAGGCTGGCATTCTGTCGGCGTTTCTGTTGCTGTATTGGAAAACCGTTTGTCCGTTCAGTTCATATTTTCCGGTCGGGAACGTGACGGCATTTCCTGTGCTGTAGAGAAACAATCCTGAGAGAGACCATTTTGGATTCAGTTCGTAAGTGGCTACAACAGAGAGGTCGTGGGTTTTGTCCTGTCTGGCGTTGTACCATTCGTCATCATTGATTCCGTTGATTTTTCTTTCCGTTTTTGACAACGTGTAGGAAATCCAACCTGTCAGTTTTCCGCTTTTCTTCTTGGCAATCAATTCCAATCCATATGCTCTTCCTTTTCCAAACAACAACTCGCTTTCAACATCTGAAGCAGTGTCAAACGTGATTTGGGCGCCGTTTTTATAATCGATTTGATTTTGCATTGATTTGTAATAAATCTCAGCATTCAATTCATAATTATTGTTGTTGAAGTTTCGGCTGTAACCCGCGCTAATTTGGTCGGAAATCTCAGGTTTCACCGTGTAACTGCTTCCAATCCATTGGTCGGTTGGATTTCCGCTTCCGCTGTTGCTTAATAAATGGAGATTCTGCGTGTTTCTGGAAAATCCACCTTTCACACTGCTGACTTCATTAATTCTGTAATTTGCTGTGATTCTTGGCTCCAAATTCACATAAGTTTTTCCGAATTTTCCTTTTTCCAGAAATTCAGAATTGACGATGGTTCCGTTTTCATAAGTGTTAAAAGTGTCGCCACCCAAAACGCTGAACATCGAAAGTCGCAATCCATAATTGATGGTCAACTTGTCGGTCGCTTTGAAATCATCATTGATGTAAAAAGCATTTTCCCAGGAATATCTCGGGTTTCTCGGAAAACTACTCACGCTGGTTCCGCTTGCACTGCTCGGAGAAATCGTATGGTAAATAGACTGCAAACCAAATCGAACTGAATGTTTGTTCCCTGCAAACCAAGTGAAATCTTGTTTCAAATTCCAGTCTTCAATCTGAGAATCAAGTCCAAAAGTATTGTCGTTACTGCTGAGAGCGACATTGTAGTTGTAGTTGCTGTAAATGAACGATGTATTCGAAAACAACTTGCTGTTGATAATGCTGTTCCAACGCAAAGTCGCCGTCGTGTTTCCCCAATCTGTGGAAAAAGTATCGCCCAAACCTAGAACGTCTCGCCCAAAATATCCCGATAAATATAATCGGTTATTGTCATTAATCTGATAATTCGCTTTTAAGTTCAAATCGTAGAAATAAAGTTTGCTGTCTTTAAAATCATCGGTCGCTTTCAGAAAAACATCGGCGTAAGTTCGTCTTCCGGAAACGATGAATGAAGATTTTTCCTTTTGAATCGGACCTTCAACACTCAATCGACTGCTAATCAAACCGATTCCGCCTGTGACATTGTAGTCTTTGTTGTTTCCGTCTTTCATTTTCACATCCAAAACTGATGACAATCTGCCACCATATTGCGCCGGACTGTTTCCTTTGATAATACTTGCATCTTTCAGCGCATCACTATTAAAAGTACTGAAAAATCCGAGCAAGTGCGAAGCGTTGTAAACCGGAGCTTCATCAAGCAAAATCAAATTCTGGTCGGTTGCGCCACCTCGCACGCTGAAACCACTGCTTCCTTCGCCATTGCTTTTGACTCCCGGCAAAAGTTGAATCGTTTTCATCACATCTTTTTCCCCGAAAAGAACCGGCAGTTTTTCAATTTGTTTGATGCTCAACGTTTCCGTTCCCATTTGCGCAGTGGAAAGATTCTTGTCTTTTTTCACAGCAGAAATGACGACTTCATCAATATTGGAAGTCTTTTCCTCTTTTTCTTGACTTAATGAAATATTGAGTTTCAAGTTCTCTTCCACATTAATAATCTGCTGAAAATCTTTAAAACCAGGATTCGAAATCATCAACGTGTAAGAACCTTTCGGAAGTGAAAGAGAGTAAAAACCATATTCGTTGGCAGTGATGGAAATCGTAGGATCTTCGGCAACTTTTACAGCCACGCCGATGAGTAATTCGCCATTTTTTTGATCTTTAATCGTACCGCTCACTGAGAAATTCTGCTGTGCAAAAAGGACGGAGCTAAAACAAATTGCGGCAATGGAAGTCGCAATTTTAAAGGATGATATCTGCATTGAGGTGTGTTACGCAGTAAAGATAATATTTTCAGGACTCAAAATCTAAGTTACACAGGTCATTACTTTAAATTTAAAGATTAAATCACATTGTAAATTGTTATTTTTTAATGGATTTACTTGCCGATAAATATTCATAAGAAAACCCTTAAAAAAGTTTAAGGGTTTTTATATTTAAATTGAAAATTTCTGAAGCAGAATATTAAACAGTCACCAATGTTTCAGAAGTTGTCAATATTTGCAGTTCGTTTTTTTCTGGTTTGATGAGTTGTAAAGGATACAAATTGGGATTGTACGCACCATTCAAAACTTCGTTCAAGGCAGACTTTTTTGACTTTCCAAAAGTAATGACCAAAACATTTTCTGCTTTATTGATGATTGGCGCGGTCAGCGTAATTCTGTACATTTCTTGTGGTGCCAAATAGTAAGCATCTACCCACTTTTCGGTTTCATTCAAAATCTCTTCTCCAGGAAATAGGGATGCCGTATGTCCATCATCGCCCATTCCTAATAGGATGAAGTCAAATCGACCTTCTTCTCCAAGAACCGTTCTGATGTCATTTTCATATTCTGCCGCATAAGCTTCGGGAGAAATCCCCTCTTTGTACATTGGATATATGTGATCTTTGGTGACTGGAACCTGATTCAAAAGGGTCTCAAAGGTCATCTTGGCATTGCTTTTATCATCATCCAGCGGAACCCAACGCTCATCTACCCAAAAGAAATAAATATTTTTCCAATCGATTTTTTCTGAATATTCTTTTGTCGCCAGCAATTCGAAAATCGCTTTTGGTGAACTGCCACCACTCAAAGCCACAACGAATTTGCCCTTCTGCCCTATTGATTCTTTGGCAAGATCACTGAACAATTCCGCTGCTTCTTTGTAAAGATGGTCTAAGTCATCTACTATCTTAACACTCATTTTAATAATTTTAATTAACTTATTTTATTCCCAAGTATGCTCTTCTCGTTGAAGTAACAATTCACATTGCTCCGGTCCACTGCTTCCCGCTGCATAATTTGGGAAAGATGGATCTGGATTGCTTTCCCAATATTCCTGTATCGTTTTCACAACATCCCACGCCTCCTCTACTTGATCAGAACGCATAAATAATGTCAGGTCTCCTTCCAATGCGTCCAAGAGTAAGGTTTCATAAGCTTCCGGCGTATCTTCTTTGCAGGAAAAATAATCGAAGACCATTTCAACTGGTTTCAGTTCCACGGTAAGTCCAGGTTTTTTTGTCATAAACTGAAGTCTGATATCCATCAAAGGTTGGATGTTGATGATCAGTTTATTTTGAGAAAGTGCGTGCTTTCCTGCTATGAAAGTTGATTGTGGAAGCGGTTTGAATTGGATAGTGATGTAAGAATGCTTTTCTTTCATTCGTTTGCCTGTGCGAACATAGAAAGGAACACCATCCCAACGCTCGTTGTCCAGATAGAATTTGATGGCAGCAAAAGTCTCGGTGTTGGAATCTGGAGCTACGCCTTCTTCCTCACGATAAGCCTTGAGCTCTTTCCCGTTCAATGTTCCTTTACCATATTGACCTCGGACAGCATAATGACTGACACGATCCAGTGGGATTCTTCGGATGGATTTTAGAACATCTACCTTGCGATCTCGGATTTCACCGGCATCCAAAGAAGCTGGCTGTTCCATCGCGACCATACAAAGGATCTGCAACAGATGGTTTTGGATCATATCCTTCAATGCACCTGTGACTTCGTAAAAACCGCCTCGGGATTCTACTCCAACTTCCTCTGCTACGGTGATCTGTACCGATTCTACATAGTGGCAGTTCCAAATAGGTTCGAAGATTGAGTTTCCAAAACGGAAGGCCAAAATATTCTGAACCGTTTCCTTTCCTAAATAATGATCGATGCGGTAGATCTGCTCTTCTTCAAAAGTTCTTGACAGCAAACTATTCAACTCTATTGCGGAACTTTTATCGTGGCCAAAAGGTTTCTCAATGATGATGCGATCTTGTGCTGGATTGGGAGCCAACGCCGCTTTTTTGAGATGTCCAGAGATCACCGACACAAAATTAGGCGCAATCGACAGATAAAACAATCTGTTTGCTCTCAAACCATATTCATCATCAAGTGATTTTAATTTTACATCAAGCTCCTGATAGGAATTATCCTCATCGATCTGATGTCTGAAGTAGGTGATATGGGACTGAAACTTTTCCCATTCTGCATCAATTGATTTTTGGTTGCGGGAAAAAAGAACTAAGTTTTCTTTGACGTAATTTTTGAAATCCTCATTATTTTTATCTGC belongs to Chryseobacterium sp. KACC 21268 and includes:
- a CDS encoding DUF4249 domain-containing protein, whose product is MKHLFLIILSLFLIVSCEKEINLDLEDQSGKIVIEGNITDQAGPYFVRITKSVAFTQSNEYPAIENAQVTLSNDLGQIETLQYAGNGFYQALNFQGRQGRTYTLKILAEGKEYVAQSTMPKAVDFEGLQQDSFLVAGELSYTLLPIFTDPPALGNRYLFRYSVNGRSKTNFLEFSDNVNNGLPNQRPLLLPNDDEDGSVKVKPGDKIEVEMNCIDEKVYTYFSALLQLSGGGGFGGGLTPTNPPSNFSNGALGYFSAHTVRLKNVIIE
- a CDS encoding TonB-dependent receptor; translated protein: MQISSFKIATSIAAICFSSVLFAQQNFSVSGTIKDQKNGELLIGVAVKVAEDPTISITANEYGFYSLSLPKGSYTLMISNPGFKDFQQIINVEENLKLNISLSQEKEEKTSNIDEVVISAVKKDKNLSTAQMGTETLSIKQIEKLPVLFGEKDVMKTIQLLPGVKSNGEGSSGFSVRGGATDQNLILLDEAPVYNASHLLGFFSTFNSDALKDASIIKGNSPAQYGGRLSSVLDVKMKDGNNKDYNVTGGIGLISSRLSVEGPIQKEKSSFIVSGRRTYADVFLKATDDFKDSKLYFYDLNLKANYQINDNNRLYLSGYFGRDVLGLGDTFSTDWGNTTATLRWNSIINSKLFSNTSFIYSNYNYNVALSSNDNTFGLDSQIEDWNLKQDFTWFAGNKHSVRFGLQSIYHTISPSSASGTSVSSFPRNPRYSWENAFYINDDFKATDKLTINYGLRLSMFSVLGGDTFNTYENGTIVNSEFLEKGKFGKTYVNLEPRITANYRINEVSSVKGGFSRNTQNLHLLSNSGSGNPTDQWIGSSYTVKPEISDQISAGYSRNFNNNNYELNAEIYYKSMQNQIDYKNGAQITFDTASDVESELLFGKGRAYGLELIAKKKSGKLTGWISYTLSKTERKINGINDDEWYNARQDKTHDLSVVATYELNPKWSLSGLFLYSTGNAVTFPTGKYELNGQTVFQYSNRNADRMPAYHRMDINATYEPVSNKRFKGSWSFGVYNIYGRQNAYTINFEDNPDNPGTTRAMQTSLFRWVPNITYNFKF
- the pgl gene encoding 6-phosphogluconolactonase produces the protein MSVKIVDDLDHLYKEAAELFSDLAKESIGQKGKFVVALSGGSSPKAIFELLATKEYSEKIDWKNIYFFWVDERWVPLDDDKSNAKMTFETLLNQVPVTKDHIYPMYKEGISPEAYAAEYENDIRTVLGEEGRFDFILLGMGDDGHTASLFPGEEILNETEKWVDAYYLAPQEMYRITLTAPIINKAENVLVITFGKSKKSALNEVLNGAYNPNLYPLQLIKPEKNELQILTTSETLVTV
- the zwf gene encoding glucose-6-phosphate dehydrogenase, producing the protein MNDNKALQPTSIIIFGATGDLAKRKLFPAFYNLFIEGRMPEQFNIVALGRADKNNEDFKNYVKENLVLFSRNQKSIDAEWEKFQSHITYFRHQIDEDNSYQELDVKLKSLDDEYGLRANRLFYLSIAPNFVSVISGHLKKAALAPNPAQDRIIIEKPFGHDKSSAIELNSLLSRTFEEEQIYRIDHYLGKETVQNILAFRFGNSIFEPIWNCHYVESVQITVAEEVGVESRGGFYEVTGALKDMIQNHLLQILCMVAMEQPASLDAGEIRDRKVDVLKSIRRIPLDRVSHYAVRGQYGKGTLNGKELKAYREEEGVAPDSNTETFAAIKFYLDNERWDGVPFYVRTGKRMKEKHSYITIQFKPLPQSTFIAGKHALSQNKLIINIQPLMDIRLQFMTKKPGLTVELKPVEMVFDYFSCKEDTPEAYETLLLDALEGDLTLFMRSDQVEEAWDVVKTIQEYWESNPDPSFPNYAAGSSGPEQCELLLQREEHTWE